Part of the Deltaproteobacteria bacterium genome is shown below.
CGAGGGCATCGAGATCGGCGCGGACACCGAGATCGGCCCGAACGTGATGCTGCTCGGGAACACGAAGATTGGCCGCGGCGTGAGCATCGGCATGGGCTGCGTGATCACCGACTCGTTCGTCGGCGATGGCAGCGCGCTCAAGCCGTACACCGTGCTCGAAGACGCGAAGACCGGCGCGCGCAACCAGCTCGGGCCGTTCTCGCGGCTGCGCCCGGGCACGGAGCTCGCCGAGGACGTGCATCTGGGCAACTTCGTCGAGACCAAGAAGACCAAGCTCGGCAAGGGCTCCAAGGCCAACCACCTCGCGTACCTGGGCGACGCGAACATCGGCGCGGGCTGCAACATCGGCGCGGGCACCATCACCTGCAACTACGACGGCGTGCACAAGCACCCCACCACGCTCGGCGACGGCGTGTTCATCGGCTCGGACACGCAGCTGGTGGCGCCGGTCAGCGTCGGAGACGGCGCGTACGTGGGCGCGGGCTCGACGATCGTGGACGACGTTCCGAAGGACGCGCTGGCGCTCTCGCGGCCGGCGCAGGTCACCAAGCCAGGCTGGGCGGCGAAGAAGCGGGCCGAGCAGAAGGCCAAGAAGTAGGAGGCAACCATGTGCGGCATCGTGGGCTACGTGGGCGACGCGCAGTGTGCACAGCTGCTGGTGAGCGGGCTGAAGAAGCTCGAGTACCGCGGCTACGACTCGGCGGGCATCGCCATCCACTCCGGCGGTGAGCTGAAGATCCTCCGCTCGGTGGGGAAGCTCGCGAACCTCGAGGCGCTGCTCGCGCGCGAGACGCCGCCTGGCACCGCCGGCATCGGCCACACCCGCTGGGCCACACATGGCCGCCCGAGCGACGAGAACGCGCACCCGCACCGCTACAAGGACGTGGCCGTCGTCCACAACGGCATCATCGAGAACCACCTGGCGCTCAAGGAGAAGCTGCGCGCCGCCGGCCATACGTTCTCGAGCGAGACCGACACCGAGATCTTCGCGCACCTGGTGAGCGACGAGCTCGAGAAGGGCCAGAGCCTGCCCGACGCCGTCCGCCGCGCTGTGGCCCAGGTGCACGGCACCTACGCGCTGGTCGTCGCGAGCTCGAAGTTCCCCGAGCAGATCGTGGCCACCAAGAACGCCAGCCCGCTGGTGGTGGGGCTGGGCCAGGGCCAGAACTTCGTGGCCAGCGACGTGCCCGCGCTGCTGGAGCACACGCGCGACGTGATCTTCATGGAGGAGGGCGATCTCGTGGTGATCGAGAAGGAGAGCGTGAAGCTCTTCGATCCCGCGGGGAAGCCGGTGACGCGCCCGCCCACGCGCATCAACTGGACGCCGATGATGGCCGAGAAGAACGGCCACAAGCACTTCATGCACAAGGAGATCCACGAGCAGCCTCGCGCCGTGGCCGACACCGTGCGTGGCCGCGCGAGCATGGAAGAGGGCGACGTCTACCTCGACGGCTTCACCCTCTCCGCGGCCGACGTCCAGGCGCTGGACAAGGTCTTCATCCTCGCCTGCGGCACGAGCTGGCACGCCGGCCTGGTGGGCAAGGCGATGATCGAGACGCTGGCCAAGATCCCGGTGGAGGTCGATCTCGCGAGCGAGTTCCGCTACCGCGATCCGCTCGTGAACCCGAAGCAGCTCGCCGTGGCGATCTCGCAATCGGGCGAGACCGCGGACACGCTCGCGGCGCTGCGCGAGGCCGGCAAGCGCGGCGCCAAGGTGGCCAGCGTCTGCAACGTGGTGGGCTCGAACATCCCGCGCGAGAGCGCGTTCACGGTGTACACGCACGCGGGCCCGGAGATCGGCGTCGCGTCGACCAAGTGCTTCACCACCCAGCTCGTGGCGATGTACCTGCTCGCGGTGAAGCTCGGGCGGCTGCGCGGGACGATCTCTGCTTCGCAGGGCCAGGCGCTGCTCAGCCAGCTCAGCGAGGTGCCGCAGCTGCTGGAGCAGGCGCTGGATTGCGAAGCCCAGGTGAAGGCCATGGCCAAGAGCTTCGTGCACGCGCGCGACGTGCTCTTCCTCGGCCGCGGGCCGATGTTCCCGATTGCGCTCGAGGGCGCGCTGAAGCTGAAGGAGATCTCGTACATCCACGCCGAGGGCTACGCGGCCGGCGAGATGAAGCACGGCCCCATCGCGCTCATCGACCAGAACGTGCCGGTGGTGGTGCTCGCGCCCAAGGGCGCCGGCTACGAGAAGATGCTCGGCAACGCGGAAGAGGTTCGCGCGCGCGGCGGCAAGCTGTTCGCCATCGTGACCGAGGGCGACAACGAGATCTCCAGGCTCGCGGACGCATCCGTTGCCATTCCGGCTGCGCCGCCGCTGCTCGCGGGCATCCTCGCCGCCGTGCCGCTGCAGCTGCTCGCGTACCACGTGGCCGACGCCCGCGGCACCGACGTGGACCAGCCGCGCAACCTGGCGAAGAGCGTCACCGTCGAATAGCTCTCGAGCGCCCAATCGCTGGCGCCTTCGAACGAGCCACCAGCCACCAGCCACGACTGGGTGCGCTGATCGTGTAGCCCCGCGCCAACATGGGTGATTCTGGGCGCGTGACCGCGCTCACGAATCCCCGCAACTCCAAGCAGTGGGCCGGGTTAGAACGCTCAGACGATGTCGACTCCGGATCCAGACGCGGAGCTGATGCTCGCCGTGAAGGCGGGCGACGCGCGCGCGTTCAGCCGGCTCTTCGACAAGTACGCGAGGTCGATCGTGAACTTCGCCTATCGCTTCGTGGCCGACCGGGGACGCGCCGAAGAGCTCGCCCAGGACATCTTCCTCAAGGTCTACAAGTCGGCCGGCAGCTACGAACCCAGCGCCAAGTTCAAGACATATCTTTATCGCATCGCCGCGAACCACTGCATGAACGAGAAGCGCAAGGGCGTGTACCAGGCCCAGCACCAGTCCAGCGCGGAAGAGGGCGCGGTGGAGCTGGGCAGCGCCGACAACACCTCGCCCGAGCAAGCGCTGCACGGCCAGGAGCTGGCGCGCGATCTGGCCGCGGCGTTGGAAGCGCTCAGCCCGCGCGAGCGGGCCGCGTTCAGCCTGTGCCGCTTCGAGGGCATGGCCTACAAGGACATCGCCGACACGCTCGAGACGAGCGAGGCGGCCGTGAAG
Proteins encoded:
- a CDS encoding sigma-70 family RNA polymerase sigma factor — protein: MSTPDPDAELMLAVKAGDARAFSRLFDKYARSIVNFAYRFVADRGRAEELAQDIFLKVYKSAGSYEPSAKFKTYLYRIAANHCMNEKRKGVYQAQHQSSAEEGAVELGSADNTSPEQALHGQELARDLAAALEALSPRERAAFSLCRFEGMAYKDIADTLETSEAAVKSLIHRATLGVAKRLAESGAEPAEPAAGGRHGVQRV
- the glmS gene encoding glutamine--fructose-6-phosphate transaminase (isomerizing), translated to MCGIVGYVGDAQCAQLLVSGLKKLEYRGYDSAGIAIHSGGELKILRSVGKLANLEALLARETPPGTAGIGHTRWATHGRPSDENAHPHRYKDVAVVHNGIIENHLALKEKLRAAGHTFSSETDTEIFAHLVSDELEKGQSLPDAVRRAVAQVHGTYALVVASSKFPEQIVATKNASPLVVGLGQGQNFVASDVPALLEHTRDVIFMEEGDLVVIEKESVKLFDPAGKPVTRPPTRINWTPMMAEKNGHKHFMHKEIHEQPRAVADTVRGRASMEEGDVYLDGFTLSAADVQALDKVFILACGTSWHAGLVGKAMIETLAKIPVEVDLASEFRYRDPLVNPKQLAVAISQSGETADTLAALREAGKRGAKVASVCNVVGSNIPRESAFTVYTHAGPEIGVASTKCFTTQLVAMYLLAVKLGRLRGTISASQGQALLSQLSEVPQLLEQALDCEAQVKAMAKSFVHARDVLFLGRGPMFPIALEGALKLKEISYIHAEGYAAGEMKHGPIALIDQNVPVVVLAPKGAGYEKMLGNAEEVRARGGKLFAIVTEGDNEISRLADASVAIPAAPPLLAGILAAVPLQLLAYHVADARGTDVDQPRNLAKSVTVE